The genomic region CGCTCACGGCGCTGCTGAACGCGGGCCGCACCGGCGCCTCGGCCGAGCTGCTCGGCGTCGGCGGCGGCGCGATGGACAGCACCGTCGCCTATCTCAAGGAACGCAAGCAGTTCGGAGTCACCATCGGCAGCTTCCAGGCGCTGCAGCATCGCGCCGCCCATCTCTATTCCGAGATGGAAGTCGCGCGGGCCGCGGTGCTGAAGGCCCAGCAGCTGCTCGACGCAGGCGATCCGCGCGCCGCCGAGGCCGTGCATGTCGCCAAGGCGATGACCGGCCTTGCCACGACCCTGGCGGTACAGGAGGGCGTACAGCTCCACGGCGGCATCGGCATGACCGACGAATATGACATCGGCTTCTTCATGAAACGTGCGCGCGTGCTCGCGGAAATGTTTGGCGATGCGAATTTCCATGCCAATGCACTGGCGACAGCGGCGGGATATTGACCGACCGCTCCTTCGCTCACGCCAACGGAATCGCTGAATGACCGAACGCGGATCAACGCCAGACGAACTCGTCGAGCAGCTCGTCACGCTGCTCGACGTCGAGACGATCGATACCGACCTGTATCGAGGCAGCCGCCAGCCCGGCGGGGTCGGGCGCGTGTTCGGCGGCCAGGTGATCGGCCAAGCGCTGCAGGCCGCGCAGCGTTCGGTGGACGGCAAGGTCGCCCATTCGCTGCACGCCTATTTCATGCGGCCAGGCAGCGAGGATCTTCCGATCGTCTATCGCGTCGTTCGGGACTTCGACGGCGGCAGCTTCGCCAATCGCCGCGTGATCGCGCAGCAGGGCGGCGTGCCGATCCTCAACATGACCGCCTCGTTCCAGCGCGCCGAGGAGGGTTTGCACCACCAGGACGAGATGCCCGACGTCCCGCCACCCGAGGAACTCCGCTCGGAGGACGCGCTTCGCCGCGAATTCGTCGACGAGATACCAGAGAAGTTTCGCGCTTTCTTCCTCCGCCCGCGCCCGATCGAGTTGCGCCCCTGCAGTCCGC from Sphingosinithalassobacter sp. CS137 harbors:
- a CDS encoding acyl-CoA thioesterase, encoding MTERGSTPDELVEQLVTLLDVETIDTDLYRGSRQPGGVGRVFGGQVIGQALQAAQRSVDGKVAHSLHAYFMRPGSEDLPIVYRVVRDFDGGSFANRRVIAQQGGVPILNMTASFQRAEEGLHHQDEMPDVPPPEELRSEDALRREFVDEIPEKFRAFFLRPRPIELRPCSPRNWLRPEKQPPEQHCWFRTVAPLPDDPAVHRAALAYATDMTLLGTATLPHGVTWMTNKLQSASLDHAVWLHEPFRFDEWLLYSCDSPWAGHARGFNRGRIFDRGGRLVASASQEGLMRLKS